One Acropora palmata chromosome 2, jaAcrPala1.3, whole genome shotgun sequence genomic window, CTGACCGTTtataaaaaacacaaaatccGTGACGTTGCATCCTTGATTGGAAAATTAACGTCTACTTTCCCAGGAGTTCAATATGGACCATTACATTATCGACATCTTGAACAGGACAAAACGGAAGCCTTGAAACAGTGTGGGGGCGGTTATGAAGCCCCAATGGTTTTGTCTAACGCCAGTTTACGAGACCTACAATGGTGGGTTACGAATTTGGATACAGCCTTTAGAAACATCCACATAGGAGAACCTGAGTGTATTGTTCATACAGACGCCTCCCTTACAGGGTGGGGTGCTAAATGCGAGAGAATGAGCGCGCAAGGGATTTGGTCCAGTGGAGAAAAATGTCGTCCAATTAATTACTTGGAATTGTTAGCCATTCAATGCGGCCTCCAATCTTTGTGCCGTGTCCACCATGACTGTCATATTCGTACCCTAAGTGACAATGTAACAGCTGTTACGTATATTAATGCCATGGGGGGCTCCAAGTCTGAAGGATGTGATATTCTAGCTACTGAGATTTGGGACTGGGCCATAACGAGACAAGTTTGGCTCTCTGCTGTTCACACCCCAGGTGCGGAAAACACTGAAGCTGATTCATTATCGAGAAATCTGAATCCTAATTTGGAATGGAGTTTAACTGATAGGGCATTCACCCGAATCCTAGAAGATTTCTGTTTTACTCCCAGTGTGGATTTGTTTGCGTCTCGCCTTAACCACAAACTTGAGACTTATGTTTCGTGGAAACCCGACCCCTTTGCCACGTTTATTGATGCGTTTACGATCGACTGGGGCCCACACTCGTTTTATGCTTTTCCCCCGTTTTGTTTGGTGAGCAAatgtttgcaaaaaattaGTAGCAATGGCGCCACTGGGATTCTAATCGCTCCTGTATGGCCTACTCAAACTTACTTTGCTTTTCTATTAAGCATGTTGGTGGATCTTTCTCGTCACTTCAAGGCAATCAGATCGAACTTGATGCACCCCTCATTCCACCAGGCCCATCCCCTCAGCTCTCAACTGGTATTACTAGCATGCAAGGTATCAGGGAATCCCTTGTTAGTTCAGGAATTTCGGCAAACATTGCGGATGTCATCTTGTCCTCCTGGAGACAGAGCACAATTAAACAGTACAACGTGTTCCTCAAGAAATGGACTGAGTTTTGTTTGTCAAGGCAAACAAATTCCCTGTCTTCCTCTGTACCGCTAGTGTTGGAATTCCTTCACCATTTATATACTCAAGGCTACAGCCACTCCTCCCTCAATACCGCAAGATCGGCTTTATCTGCTTTGTGCCtgagttcccaagctcattcCGAGAGTGGCGCTATTGGGAAACATCCCTTAGTATGTCGCTACATTAAGGGAGTTTTCCAAGAGAAACCACCCACTCTCAAGTTTTCAGAAATTTGGCCGGTTGATCATGTGCTGCAGGCGTTAGAACAGGCCAACCCCCTCGAGGAACTCCACCTGAGAGACCTCACATTTAAATTGACCATGTTGGTTGCCTTGGTAACGGGCCAAAGGTGCCAAACCCTTAGTTATTTGGATATATCTGATAAGCACATGAAAAAATTCCCGACGTACTTCAGTTTTGCATTAACTGGTCACGTTAAACAGAACAGGCCAGGTCAGATGTTTACGAATGTTCGTTTATTTAAATATCCTATGAACAAGAACCTTTGTGTTTATACTACCTTGGAACACTATTTAAAGGTAACAGAATCATTAAGGAAATCCTCCCAACTACTCGTGTCTTATGTCAAGCCCCATGATAAAGTATGTTCTTCTACCATTGGAAGGTGGTTGAAAACCAGTCTAGCTCAAGCAGGAATTGATATCCATGTTTATCAAGCCCATAGTACTCGGAGTGCATCTACCAGTAAAGCTGCTGGCTCACTTCCAGTCGATGCAGTAATGAAGTTAGCTGGCTGGTCGCAGGAATCCACATTTCGAAAATACTATGATAAAACTGTGTCAGCTTCGGATGAAATGAACAAAGCTGCTCTAGAACAATGAAGTAATATTAACCACGTTATTGTATGTTTTCTtggtttatgaattattagAGTGATGGCAATAACGTTGtctacaatattattttatgttacATCATGGaagttttttcctttattggTCCATTTGGGCCCGCAGCTTTGAAATCTCATGTTAACCCGTATGTACGTAATGATTTGAtagaattataaaattaaacaagacttacctgtaagttgaagtttgatggtAGTTCTATCAAATCATTTGTAGTACAATAGGGTTAACATGCCCACCCTTCACCAACCCTCCCTTATATGGTAACATTATTGCGTGCCCAAATGATTTGAAAATCTGATTCACGGCGGTGCGTGCGCATCTCATGTTAACCCTATTGTACTACAAATGATTTGATAGAACTaccatcaaacttcaacttacaggtaagtcttgtttaattttataattataacaaGTTTGCGCTCACGAATGTGTGTCCTTTGCAGAGGAATAGCGAAATATTTGCGTTACTAAGTTTAGCATACATCGGTGTTCTGTGCGTTTTGGGATTCGAAAACGTTTTTCGGGTGTTAGTTGGTCGTTCTTCGCGAGTTATGATGTCTCTTGGGTGTTTATTTGAGTCCCGTTTAAGCAAGTGTAAGACGTTCCGTATTTCTCTCGTGGTGTTTACAGCACCTGTTCGCTTTATTTTCACTGAttcgttttccttttcttcttcttttcagtGCTGAGAGTTTATGGGCATTTTTTCTGCAATTTTCCCAAGAATTCTGTAGCCTCAACAACTAATGCACATACGCAAAGCCAATGACGACTGCTGCCCGAATACTCCTCTATTGTATTTGATGTTGATATCCCGGAAACTTACGGGCATCCCTTGATTTCCGATTACTTGGATATCGGCGTCGAATTTGTTGAAGGCTGAAGGGGCGTAAAGGGCCGTTTAAAGCAATGTTTCGGCTACTAGCAGTCTACCATTCGTGTTTTTCGGTTTATTTTAGACATCATCGTGGAAACTTATAAGTTACCGTTTGTTAGGCCAGCTGAGCCGTGTTATCTCAAGAACAACCGTTCTGCAGAGGGACATCATTGTGAGTTTGTTGAGGAGGCCATTCTGAACCTCCCTATTGTGTTAATCCATCGCCGTGCTTACCGGGCCGGCGGGGCTAACGATCTGTTTATCTAAAATTGTGAGAGGGTTTATACTGCTGTTATAGATTAATATTCCGAGTCAGACTGGGCCTGTGAGCAGCTTGTGCCGTGCTGCGGACGGTTCATAAGTACAACAGTGGGTGGCTGAAGTGGAGGTCCTGGGTTCAGTCCAAACGAGGTATTCCTGCTCTACCGGCGGTTCCAATGCAGGCAGCTCTGTACTTGACCGAGCTCATTCAAAGGGCAACCTCTGATGGCCATTCAGTTTCCGTTATCAGTCGAGTCCTATGCCAACACCCCTATGGCGAAGGGCTTTCTCGAAGGCGCACGACGAAAGCTGGTGAGATCCGTGCAGCCGAAAGAGCCTTTATCTTATGATGTTGTTGCAGATATCACCAGGAGCTTAAGTACTGAGTCTCCCTCTCTAGCAGACATTAGATTCTTGTTTATGTTGGTAGTCGGCTATGCCAGACGGTTCTTCGTATCAGGTTGAAGGATATTACGACTTTTAATCATTTCATGTAGATTTTTCTGGTTAAGCGTTGAATGATCGAGATGCTTAGCTTGTTTTTTGAACCTACCTGACTTGTAGACGGTGTTTCTCGGTTTCTACCGGGTGGAATTCCCTTGTTTCAGGGAAAACAGAGCAAACATCCAAGGAGTTTCAACTGACaaagctacaagaaaatctgtaCATAAATTTTTGAGGAATTTAGCAATTTTCGATTTTAACGCGTATTACATTAATGTATATgaaaaatttgatgattttttcccAACAGcgagaaaaggaaaaagcctATCCATTTgccaattgtcaaaaaaattcaccgtcTGGGACGGGTCCAATATGCGTTTTTAGATCACTCAAAACCCATTGCTTTTTGTGACGTCTACTCCCGCCATTCGTACCTATTCCTTGCGCACCAAAAAAACTATATAGAGCCAacttaaggttttaacgacgaCGCGGACATGCATCAGTAAATCTTTTACTCGCAATATTTAATTCAACGACGCTTCTACCAAAGTCCATTTGCAGTGTACTCTGTCGATAATGAAGggtgcgaggaagaagcaatataatcacaaaatagcaACCATTTCCaatattttcaagtgatgttttcgttgccgtggccgtcgttgctgcttaagctccctgtttACATTACGAAGAGACCTTGGAAACTTGGCATTAAGTCTTATTCGGTTGCAAATGCTGTCGTGTTCTCGCTGATGATATCATGCCAAAAGTGAGACACTATTCTTTTATTTGATCGACGCTACAGAATGCTTGTTATTATATGACTTTAATTGTCCTAAAACTCCGTGGATAATCCCTATTGGAGTTACAAACGAGTCAATCTGGACATGACCTATTCCTTGCGCACCGAAAAAACTGACGACAATTGCAAGACCGAGTTTAGGTTTTGAATAAAACGATATGTTGGAATTTGAATCTGCCCGACCGGATTGTTTGCTATAACGGCGTCAACGTAACGCGGACTGAACCGAGACGTTTTCTCAAGGGATTTGAGACGCGTATCATTTATATCATCCAAGTCTATATTTTACCCACTCTTTTGTCTCGTGCCGAAATTTGAGACTTTTCTCTCGTATCTCATGCCCCATTCATACCAACAACACACgtttaatgaaaaaagataaaacCCAACGCATTTTATGACTCGTGCCGACGGCCGAGGCCTGGGCACGAGTAACTAGGTGTAACAAAATGACAATCAACCAACCGGGTATCTTTATTCTCGCAGTGGTAACTTCCACACATTGGACTTCAATCGAGCTATCTTTTTGGCTGACAAACTGAATCAGTTAATCAATAAAGAAGTAAACAGTTCAAACCTTGTTTAACTAAACAGCCTTTGAACAAGGTTAAGCTTTGGTGTGAGTGGGGCATCTGATTCTGAACGATTAATACAAATAATGCGAACTTGAACTTGTATTTTGGAGCGACAACCTCGTTGCCACCGCATCGTCGTTGCCTGATCTCCCTACTCAATAAGGTCGACGACCACGACTGTTACACACAAGTCCGCTTTGTTTCAAACACGAAGGACCTGTTTAAATTCTTTGCCAACTTTAATTGAAGATTACTGTGCAAAAATCAAACTGGCATAACTGGAGTAGAAAACCTGGCGTCCAACCCGGGAATTCAATCAAAATTGACAATTTTGCGTCTTTGctgaaaagagaagaaattgtatcaaaacaaaaaatgcacTTGCGGAGGCTGAAGGCACAATCGGTTTGCAGATTTGCGGTGTTTGTCTAGCTGTCGCCGTCAAAATCGAGCTGAATTGATTAAGATCTTACAAGTCGATATTAAGTTGAACGGAATAACAAATACAAAACCTGCATGCAATAGGGGTTGATAAAAGCGCAAGCCGCCTTTTTAAATGATAGGCGCGCGAGGAGACAAGTTTATCATTTAGTTCCTCAGTCATTGCTGGCTGCGCGTGGAATTGATTGCAATGATACGATTTGCACTTTGCTTTAACgttgtttcttttaatacAAAAAATTAAGAGAAACATATCGTAGAGTCTAAGACGAGGGCACTTCCTTACAAACCCTGCCTTCTAAAATATGGTCAAAAAAACGCTTGCATCTTATCAAGAAATACAATCCTAACCAAAAAAGGCCTCGTTTACATGGGAAGGCTTTATAATAACTGCTCCGGGATCTCATGACTCCAGGAGTTTTCACCGCAAAAAATTCACCTCAACCAAAACCGGCGAAAAAATGAAGATAGAAAACTCTAACATGTTGGTTTCCGTGGGGGACGTGTTTTTACATACAAAGAAAATAGGTTACCGGCTAACTAAAGGCTATTAAAAACGAACTTAAAATAATCACGCAAGTGCGATCTGAAACATTAATAACACAACAAAATGTAAGGGGAATCTAAAAACTACGACAATTAGAACTGGACTAAGGACTTTCGCGAGCGATGAAAGACCAAAAAACTGAGAAGTTGTTCAGCACTGTGGAACTGCAAAGAGAACAATTCAATTATACAGGCCGAAGTACACTCTCCTTTAACGCAACCCGTCTCCCCCTTTTCCTTCACAGTTTAAGCTACCACAGCGATCTTGAACCAGTTCGTTACAATATCTTCGTATTTCTTCAACCACTCAATGTTTGCTTGAGTCTTCTCGATTGCCTGCTTTCGTGCATTCTCGCTTGTTCCGGCCTCAGAGCGGTTGAAAAATGCCTTCATCTGCAAAAAAGGTCAGCAGTATTTCAGATATCTCTTGAAATAGTTTTGATAGTCGGAGTTTCCAAGATAACTTCGAATGCCTGACTTAAGAAATGTCTTGCTCTTCTAGGTTTGATCTGTTGCTTGGGCCCACTCCTCTCTCCCTAGCTTTGATCTGTTTTTCTGCTTATTCTAACACTTTattcaaacacaaaaattagTCAGTGATTT contains:
- the LOC141874518 gene encoding uncharacterized protein LOC141874518 isoform X3 is translated as MQGIRESLVSSGISANIADVILSSWRQSTIKQYNVFLKKWTEFCLSRQTNSLSSSVPLVLEFLHHLYTQGYSHSSLNTARSALSALCLSSQAHSESGAIGKHPLVCRYIKGVFQEKPPTLKFSEIWPVDHVLQALEQANPLEELHLRDLTFKLTMLVALVTGQRCQTLSYLDISDKHMKKFPTYFSFALTGHVKQNRPGQMFTNVRLFKYPMNKNLCVYTTLEHYLKVTESLRKSSQLLVSYVKPHDKVCSSTIGRWLKTSLAQAGIDIHVYQAHSTRSASTSKAAGSLPVDAVMKLAGWSQESTFRKYYDKTVSASDEMNKAALEQ